From Bacteroidota bacterium, a single genomic window includes:
- a CDS encoding type IX secretion system membrane protein PorP/SprF, producing the protein MAIALSLTGIGLYAQQEPQFTQNMFNNMTINPGFAGMGGGICATGIVRQQWASFKDADGNKVGPETFLLTIHSPVKLLRGGIGAVIMQDKLGFEKNINVKVGYSYHTEMGFGTLGIGAMIGFNNKYIDFSKLEPAEPDPLLEKLSGEESEMLIDASLGLFYQVPNQFYIGISANQLLESKGKELASSTDSTGGAHVLYMKLDRTFYINGGYEFVFPRNPSFILEPSLLIKTNFSVVQYDISALLKYNEKFWGGLNYRVQDAVGVIVGVAFKNFKIGYSYDITTSKLGLSRTGGSHEIMVNYCFKIQTEKARKSYKNTRFL; encoded by the coding sequence ATGGCGATAGCACTATCGCTGACAGGTATTGGGCTTTACGCCCAGCAGGAGCCCCAGTTTACACAGAACATGTTTAATAACATGACAATAAATCCCGGATTTGCCGGGATGGGAGGCGGAATTTGTGCCACCGGCATCGTCAGGCAACAATGGGCTAGCTTCAAGGACGCAGACGGGAATAAAGTGGGTCCGGAGACTTTCCTTCTCACCATACATTCTCCTGTCAAATTACTACGCGGTGGGATAGGTGCGGTGATCATGCAGGATAAGCTTGGTTTTGAAAAAAATATTAATGTTAAGGTTGGTTACTCCTATCACACAGAAATGGGATTCGGAACCTTGGGAATAGGAGCTATGATCGGTTTTAACAATAAATACATTGACTTTTCCAAGCTGGAACCTGCCGAACCGGATCCTCTCCTGGAAAAACTCAGTGGCGAAGAAAGTGAAATGTTAATTGATGCCTCTCTCGGATTGTTCTATCAAGTCCCTAATCAGTTCTATATTGGCATTTCAGCCAACCAACTCCTGGAATCCAAGGGAAAAGAACTGGCCAGTAGTACAGATTCAACAGGTGGAGCTCATGTTTTATATATGAAACTTGACAGAACGTTTTACATTAATGGGGGATATGAATTTGTCTTTCCCAGAAATCCTTCATTTATTCTGGAACCCTCATTACTAATCAAAACCAACTTTTCGGTGGTTCAGTACGATATAAGCGCTCTGCTGAAATATAACGAAAAGTTCTGGGGAGGTCTTAATTACAGAGTTCAGGATGCGGTAGGAGTTATTGTAGGTGTAGCCTTTAAAAACTTCAAAATTGGCTATTCTTACGATATTACAACATCCAAATTGGGATTATCACGTACGGGC